The following are encoded in a window of Ranitomeya variabilis isolate aRanVar5 chromosome 8, aRanVar5.hap1, whole genome shotgun sequence genomic DNA:
- the LOC143788557 gene encoding cytochrome P450 4B1-like has translation MILDVQQENPDMASSTLPGLSSLSLAELLHWAAYLCVLYLVYKVSSLFLRKQNLERAFSAFPGPKRHWLYGNAHVFKRDGKDMDIVKGYSKQFDYAFPMWLGNFFASVIVYHPDYVKAILSRQDSKDNFAYNFLTPWIGKGLLVLSGKKWFQHRKLLTPGFHYDVLKPYVKVTSDSVNVMLDKWEKLVPNKKPVELFHHVSLMTLDSIMKCAFSYESNCQNNSENDYIKAVYELSYLVDYRFRCFPYHNDLIFYLSPHGFRFRKALRTAHEHTEKVIKMRKESIKQETEVEKIKQKRHLDFLDILLCAKDENGQGLSDEDLRAEVDTFMFEGHDTTASGVSWTLYCMAKYPEHQKKCREEIREVLGDRTTVEWEDLNKLPYTTMCIKESMRLFPPVPGVARELKEPITFFDGRSLPKGTIVFLSMFCMNNSPSMWENPEDFDPLRFSPDNSSNRHSHAYVPFSAGSRNCIGQNFAMNEMKVAIALTLPRFELSLDPNNEPKKIPQLVLRSVNGIHLNLKKIEKAL, from the exons ATGATCCTGGATGTACAGCAGGAAAATCCAGACATGGCTTCTTCCACGCTGCCAGGACTCTCCTCCCTGAGCCTCGCTGAGCTCCTGCACTGGGCAGCCTACCTGTGTGTCCTGTACCTGGTCTACAAGGTCTCCAGTCTATTCCTGAGAAAGCAGAATCTGGAAAGAGCGTTCAGTGCTTTCCCAGGTCCTAAACGTCACTGGTTGTATGGCAATGCCCATGTG TTCAAGCGAGATGGGAAGGATATGGACATAGTGAAGGGTTATTCAAAACAATTTGACTACGCCTTCCCAATGTGGCTTGGAAATTTCTTTGCCTCCGTCATTGTCTATCATCCAGACTACGTGAAGGCCATTCTGTCCAGGCAAG ATTCAAAGGACAACTTTGCCTATAACTTCTTAACTCCATGGATCG GGAAAGGTTTGCTGGTGCTGTCGGGTAAGAAATGGTTCCAACATCGAAAACTGTTGACACCGGGATTCCATTATGATGTCCTGAAGCCGTATGTCAAAGTGACATCCGACAGTGTTAATGTCATGCTG GACAAGTGGGAGAAACTGGTCCCAAATAAGAAACCAGTGGAGCTTTTCCATCATGTCAGTCTCATGACCTTGGACTCCATCATGAAATGCGCCTTCAGTTACGAGAGCAACTGCCAGAATAACAG TGAAAATGACTACATTAAAGCCGTGTATGAGCTCTCTTACCTGGTGGATTACAGATTCCGCTGCTTTCCATATCATAATGACCTTATTTTCTACCTGAGCCCCCATGGATTCCGCTTCCGGAAAGCTCTGAGAACAGCACATGAGCACACAG AGAAAGTAATCAAAATGAGGAAAGAATCAATAAAACAGGAGACAGAGGTTGAGAAAATCAAGCAGAAGAGACATTTGGATTTTCTGGACATTCTTCTGTGTGCTAAG GATGAAAATGGTCAGGGTCTATCTGATGAAGATCTGCGGGCAGAGGTGGATACATTCATGTTCGAAGGACATGATACAACGGCCAGCGGCGTCTcctggacattatactgtatggctaaATACCCCGAGCACCAGAAGAAATGCCGGGAGGAGATCAGAGAGGTCCTGGGAGATCGGACCACAGTCGAGTG GGAAGACTTGAATAAGCTGCCATATACCACAATGTGTATAAAGGAGAGTATGCGCCTCTTCCCTCCTGTACCGGGAGTAGCTCGTGAGCTGAAAGAACCAATCACGTTCTTTGATGGCCGAAGTTTGCCCAAAG GCACCATTGTATTTCTGAGTATGTTTTGCATGAACAATTCTCCCAGTATGTGGGAAAACCCAGAG GATTTTGATCCACTGAGGTTTTCACCTGACAATTCATCAAACAGACATTCACATGCGTATGTTCCATTCTCAGCTGGATCGAG GAACTGCATTGGACAGAACTTCGCTATGAATGAGATGAAAGTTGCCATCGCACTGACTTTACCGCGATTCGAACTGAGTCTAGACCCCAACAACGAGCCAAAAAAGATCCCTCAGCTCGTCTTACGTTCTGTGAATGGCATTCACCTGAACCTGAAGAAAATAGAAAAAGCTTTGTAA